GATCTCCGGGAAGGGAGGCAAAGGCACCCGTTGCCGTGTGGCAGGGTTAATCACATAGGGATTCACATCCCAAATCAAGAGGAGGCCATTGCAGTGGTCCAAGACGTAGAGGTCGGCGTTGATCCGGCACGCCATGGAGGGGCGTGAGAAGAAGAGACAAAACGTGTCGTCGTCATAGTTGCGGGGCGTCTCCAGGACGCAGAAGAAGCCATCAAGGCGGAGAGGAAGGAGGTCGGCGCGTAGCAGGCGTCGGGTGTCAATGATAGCGCACCAGTGCTTGCGGACGCAGCGTACGCGGCGAGGCTGCATGGTGGGAGGCGGGCAAGGACGTCGGCGAGGAGGTCATCAGGTAGCAGATCCATGGCTCGTACTCGGCTTGGCGATGGAAGCTCTGCCATGGCAAGCCTAGCTAGTATATGGAAAGAGGACAAATCAGCCGTGACATGCATAAAAATATTATAATATAATGCAAATAATCTAAATGTATATTAATTAAGTCCAAAACATGCATAAAAAAGAGCTTACACGCCTATAACAGTTCAAAGATGATTACCATGTTACTTTTTTGTCCGGCATGCGCTTTCTAATAACGAGGACCATGAAAATCTCAATTATATCATTTTTTCACTTTGTGCTGAGCCCAAATTTCATTATTACCAGCATAACAACAAAATTACAACGAGTTCACACGTTCAGACGACAACCAAAAGAGATAAAACTGCAAGCTCCCCTAGCAAAGAAGAGTACACCGACTCTCTTACTGGAGAGAACAGGTCAACTACAAAGACAAGAACTGCAGCTTAGCGGTAGGATAACCGTCTACCAGTCTCAATTATATCATTGTAATCCGCTtcaaagaaaattaaaaatatgctatgcaatgaatgtgaTAAGACAATCATCTAAAAGACTATCACCCGACTCATTTTTTTGTCGAAGAAAATTCATGCATTAATATTATATTTGTTTAGTGACAAGAGTATGAATGGATGGAGAAGAACACGCGAAGCCATGTGGCATCAACCGATCAACCCAACAATTGCATACCTGCAAAGGAATGTGGTGGCTGGCGTGCGTGGGAGGACGGGCGGCGGACGGCCAGGCCGGACGGACGGGCTGAGGCCGGAGAGAAGGCGTGGTCGCGTGGAGCCGCGCAcgggacgacggcgacgacgcgaGCAACTGAAACGTCGGAGGGGAGCCGGGGGCGGCGGTACGCGTAGTAGGGTTTggctcatttttttcttttttcgtaTTGGATTGTGTGCGGTAGTATATAGCTCTGTTGGGCCAGcgtccgcccccccccccccccccccaaaaaaaaactctgTTGGGAAAATCAGTTCAGACAATATAATTTTCTGATCTCTACGGTCTAGTGTACACAACCTTCAATTATTACATTTTGGATATCCAGGTATGAAGGGAAAATCAGCTCACAGGGAGTTCAGCAAAGTTCCTCTCGGGAACCAATCCGCCGTAGAGGCCGTTCAGGCGCTCTCGAGTTACAACCCTGCCACGACCACCGTCCcgcaactcaaacaagcgtttgTCAGGTTTGCGGTGATGATATCTGAAGCCATGCGGTTCCAAGTGATCCGGCATCAATTCAGTGGGAGGTGGGAACAGGTGTCCTTCATCACCCGGGACCAGACAGAATATGTTGTCTTTTGGGGAAAGCTCTCCCGGCTCCTGTTGAAGTGGGCGCAAAACGGTTACAGCTCTTGGATGGTTACGACCGCGTGAACAAATCGATTGCAGAACTAGCTACACAAGAGATTGGTGTCAACGATGGACCCGATGCATTGCGCCTAGTTGATTTTCTGCTTCGCCCGACACCATGCGCCCCCGACGGCCCCCGCGGAAGTGGAACAAAGCGGCCTCTGATGAATTGCTAGTTCGTCGTCTCGATCGTCTCTTTGTAGTTAGTGCAAACAGGCTCATCGGGTTCCTGCCATGGCTAAGCCGAAGAAAAGAGATGATGGGCTTTCCTTCCTTTTTTCTCAAGAGAAAAAAACGGAAAAATAGATGGGCTTCCCTGACAGAAAAATGGGCTTGAGGCCTTCGGGCGATTGGAACCTCCACAGTCCAGCCTACAACTGAAATGCAAGGGCGCGCGGCCATTCGTTCGGCCTAGTTAGTTTGCTGTGGGCTGTCATTTGTCAAGCATTGGTTTCTTTCAACCCAAAGCCCATCTTAACTTATAACCACTCTCTGAAATACGCGCATGTCTGAACTCTACTCCTCGTCAAAACAtttctgcccccccccccccccccttcccgGCTTCCAATTCCACTTGCTTACTAGTCAAAAAAACCCCACTGTTTACTCAtttcggaaaaaaaaaactccacttGTTTACTCCGGGCGACTCGCATGGACCATGCGGATTCGATCGATCCCCTCGGTTGACCAACCAGCCCCGCCGCATCCTGATCACCACCCAAACGCTTCCTCCAGACGCAAAGCCGTTTAAACAAATAAACAATCAGATAGCCATGATCGGCGACGTTCTAGTAGTAGCGGCTCCCTAATCTTCCACTCCGTATTGCTCGATCGGCACGTGGGCCCCACAGCCGCACTCGGACCCACGTGCCAGTGACAGGGAGGCCTCCACGAGCCCACGACCGACCGGGGTAGACGTCGCGCTAGCTCTTGCACGGAACCTCCGGTCCCCGTGGTCTCTCCCGCCGTCTCCTTTTTTCCACCCTCAGCCCGAGCCGAGCCCACCAGCGTCGCCGAGACGCGCCACCAACACCACAACCTGGATCCCACGAATACAAAATGCCGAGGCGGTTTGACCGTTCGGCGCAAGGCTCCAAACCCCCCAAACCGATCGACGGATGAGGtggctctcgagcgggggaccCCCCGTGTTCGTCACGTACACACGGGCAGTCGGGCACCGTGTGATGATACGATCCGTGTCCTGTTTCGTCAAAAGGAACAGAACGCACTGCCGCTCCTTTGCTTCGTACGCATTTCATTATTGGAGACAGGCCTCGCCCTGATTTGACGCTCCATCATCCAGCGCGCCGAGTTCACACGCGCACGTCTCAAGCATggcaggaagaaaaaaaaaagagtgcgTCTGCGTTGCGTTGGTGCTCTGTTGCATTTACATCCCCTTGGTCGGGCCAAATTGTGGACAAGGACGTGTGGGGTTCTTTTTTTGGAGGGGGCTGTTATTAACATTTAACAATGATACTGGTTCGCATCACACGACAAGTGCGCCGTTAGATTATGCAGCCGGATCAGAATAACCTGCTGGGAGAAACTGAGTTGAGAAACTAGCTAGGGACGGGAGCCAAGAGCCAAGGACAAAGAGAAGTCTCCAGCATCCACTGCCGTCCCGTGTCGAAAAAACTAAAGAGAGCAAGGCCTGAAGGCCCCACCCAGAGAAGCAAAGGGGGGTTTTTTGGTCCTTGGATGGTCAAATCCCTCATTTGTCAGTCCTGAAAGGACAAGCATGAAATATTTTCAGGAACCTTTGAAAACCAGTCCATCCGGCAAGCTCATCAGcgcccccctctccctctcccttccctctccgtCCCCGTCCCTGCAGCTGCGGACCCATCTTTGTATTCTTGTTCCCCTCAACAACCTGCAGCACACAGACACAGCTcctacatatatgccttcacaCATGTTTGTGCACAACAGTGGCACTAGTAGATCCCAGAAAGTGTAGCTACAGCACTTCTCCGACGACCCCATAGCTGCAAGAGATATCAAGATAGGGCTGAGCTGCCATTAATTCTCCCGGCCGGAGCTCCAAGATAGATGGAGGAGATGGGAGAACATATGGCCGGACCGCCGTGGGGTCTTCGGTATCGCCGGCTGATGGACATAGCGCCGGCAAGCCCAAGCGATTCAGGTACAGCCATGTGCATCCAGGAGTTCTTCCCTGTTGCAGATATGCTAGTATTGTTCAGTTAAGGCCGGAATTGGGGGCAATTCAGTTGCTAAtggtgttgctgctgctgctgctgctgctgctgctgctcagctGCTGCAGGGCATTCCGGCTCCAAGGGGACGACCATCATGGTGTCCATCCTGGTGGTGGTCATCGCCTGCACCCTCTTCTACTGCGTCTACTGCTGGAGATGGAGGAAGCGCAACGGTGAGCTTCAGCTAGTGGTTCATTGATCGATCCAACATTTTGTTGGCTGTACCGGTTGCTGTCGTGTTAGTTATGACGAGATCGTCTCTCATGGTCCTTGCAGCTGTCAGGAGAGCTCAGATAGAGAGGCTGCGGCCGCTGTCCAACTCGGACCTGCCCATCATGGACCTCTCCTCCATCCATGAGGCCACCAACAGCTTCTCCAAGGAGAACAAGCTCGGCGAAGGCGGCTTCGGGCCCGTTTACCGGGTAATTAACTAACTGAGAACACTGTCGATTTCCAGCTTGGCTGCAGTAAAACTCTTCTTCTCTGCATGAGATCAACTGCATCGGCTGATGGGTTTGCCCGTTCAGGGTGTCCTTGCCGGCGGCGCGGAGATCGCCGTGAAGCGGCTGTCGGCGAGGTCCCGGCAGGGCGCGGCGGAGTTCCGGAACGAGGTGGAGCTGATCGCCAAGCTGCAGCACCGGAACCTGGTCCGGCTGCTGGGCTGCTGCGTCGAGCGGGACGAGAAGATGCTCATCTACGAGTACCTCCCCAACCGAAGCCTCGACGCCTTCCTCTTCGGTCAGTCATCACTCTGCTCCTGGGATGTTCCTTCCCGTCGATTCCTCCGTGAATTCCTCGCGCCAGATCATGCGTCTGGAGTCGCCGAGCACGAATGTGGTTGGGATCGGTTTGGTTGGTATGTCAGAATGTGTACAGACTGTCAGATTTGGTTGGTGGCTTGTTTGAAACTGATACGCATGCCATGCGCATGGGAGATGCACGTGGTTGCACCAAATTTTCAGCTCTTGGGCTCTGAACTCTACCTAGTTTACTGTTTTTGAGCCAATTAGGTCTACTCACGCTACTTGATCGATGCGAAATAGGTCAATGGGAAGCTAGGAACTTGCATGAAAAAAACGTGTGGCATCATGTGCGTCATGCGTGTAGCCTAGGCAAGAATTTGTAAAAAAGTTGGTGGCTACTCGATCTGACAGGTCTTCGTTGTTCTAGTTAGTTGAGAATTCTGAAACTGAAACCGTGATGGATTAACTTGTTCCCCGAATTTGTGTGTTCAGATACCCGAAAGAGTGGGCAGTTGGACTGGAAAACGAGGCAGAGCATCATCCTGGGCATCGCGCGCGGCATCCTGTACCTCCACGAGGACTCGTGCCTCAAGGTCATCCACCGGGACCTCAAGGCCAGCAACGTGCTCCTCGACAACAAGATGAACCCCAAGATCTCCGACTTCGGCATGGCCAAGATCTTCGAGGAGGAGGGCAACGAGGTGAACACGGGGCACGTCGTTGGCACATAGTAAGTGCGGTGCGAtgcgacgcgacgcgacgcggcAATCAGAGCAGGATCTCTCATTACTCATCTAGTACTAGTACACAACTTTGCCTGCTTGAGATGAGATAACCTGAAGTTCCAAAATGCAGTGGGTACATGGCTCCTGAATACGCCATGGAGGGCGTGTTCTCGGTGAAGTCGGACGTGTTCAGCTTCGGCGTCCTGGTGCTGGAGATCCTCAGCGGGCAGCGGAACGGCTCAATGTACCTTCAGGAGCACCAGCACACCCTGATCCAAGACGTAAGATCCTTTCCCCAAATCCACCAATCAATGGCAAAAACGTCTGTTCGTTTCGATCCTGACAACTGACGgtggtgatttttttttcttgtctgAACTGGCGGCAGGCGTGGAAGCTGTGGAACGAGGACAGGGCGGCGGAGTTCATGGACGCGTCGCTGGCGGGGTCGTACTCGAGGGACGAGGCGTGGCGGTGCTTCCACGTCGGGCTGCTGTGCGTGCAGGAGAACCCGGAGCTCCGGCCCACCATGTCCAGCGTGGTGCTCATGCTCATCAGCGACCAGACGCagatgccggcgccggcgcagccgCCGCTGTTCGCGAGGCTCAAGAAGGTGTCCGTGTCCGATTTCTCGCTCGCCATGAAGACCGAGACGACCAAGACGCAGTCCGTCAATGAGGTGTCCATCTCCATGATCGAGCCACGATGACGAGGAGCTTAACTgccctctctttctcttttattttcttgCCTTCTTGGAGCTTTTTATGAGTTAAAGGTGAAAGTTGAGACGCCCACACACAGGAAGAATTACAGAACGATTAAGAGGTTGTGAGAgaaacagcagcagcaacatagAATCCTTGGGAGCAGGCAAAGATTGTTTCGTTCTTTAAGCGATGGCAACGGACACTTCTGTAAATACTTCTGCGTGCGGTCTTGACAAAATATCTCGCGACCTGCGATGAAACAGAAAAGCATTCAGATTTTATTGCAGGAAAATCTTGCAACCATGACACATCCAGCAAGAAAATTCTTCGAAATCACAAAGAAAAAGGATCACATTTGATGGTAAAGGTGAACAATGCAGAGCTAACACATACCCTTTCACCTGTAGGCTGTAGTGGGGTATTTGATTGATGCGTACGACTaaaatcaaaagaaaaggaagcgaCCGGTGCCGACTTGGCCTTGTTTTCTCACAACGTCAAAGAAAAATCCGCAAGCATCCAAGCACGCGCACCATCAGAGGCTTTCAACTAGCGCTCCCGATGATCCATCGTTGAGCGAACCTCACGTCCAACTACTCCACCTCAtgacgccaccgccggcggccaaCACGCACCTACCCCAACCAACCGCCCGTCCACACTCCACACACGCGCGCTGCGCGGTGTAAAAAGTTCAGATAAAAATTCTGCTGCCGGCTcaggcgtcggcgtcgtcgtcggcatCTACTCGGCGCATGCGGCCGACGGCGACCCGAGTCATCAGCGGCGCCATCGTATGCTCGTGCCGGATGGGTCCGGCCCGTGACCTGTCTGTCTGCGCGTGTGTGAGATCGTTCAGGGTCCGGACATATGTCGCTGCCGTGGAAGCTTCTCCGGTCAGGGGCGCCCGTCACGATGATTGTCCGGCCGCGACCGTGACGCCGGGAGGGGGAGTGAAAGGGACCTCGCATGTTCGCCTCTCCTCCGATGCGCGCCTTAACTGCGCTTCGCCTTCGTCGCGACGCATCTCCGCGACAGTTCGATGGATGATGGATCTCATCTGAATTCAGAACCTACTGAGCACTTGGGCAGGGAGATCTCGGATCTCGGCGTTCCAAACGTTGCCTAAAACTCCGCGATTTTGCCCAGCAGATTCAGACCAGCCCGGGCAGGCGGGCACGAGCGATGGAACGAGGAGCCCGCGGGAGGCATGCGGAAGCCGGAAGCGGAGGAACGATTGCAACGTAAGGACAGTTTGGCCGCCCGCGCACCTACCCTGCTCGCCCGTCGTTCTGCGCGATTGCGATCGATGGCATACTCGCATCGATAATCTTACGCTCGTGCGCGCGGCCTCGCCAATCGCACGGcctcttcttttctctctctctctctctgctcggCTTGGTTGCCTTGTTGacggtggcgtggcggcgcggccacgtGATTGCCGGTTGAAACCCAGAACGGTTTGGCCGCCGACGAGTGCCGCGATTGACGGCCGCTATTACTAGTAGTCTTTCGTACTGCGCAGGCGACCGGagcgccggagccggaggagcagAGTGTTTCACTGTTCCCTTTCATGTCCCTTTCCAGGAGCAGAAGAAAGGACAAAAGAGAGCGCACACAGCCGGTGTACAGTGAATTAGTGGTAGTACGTCTCCAGTACGTCAAGGTCGGATGATGATTTGAGTGATTGACTGGTTCGTGCGACGCCAAGCAAAGAGATCGCGCCACGGATACAAGTATACAATGTCAGAGTCATTAGTCCAGATTTGCTTGAAGAGCTCTTACAGTCTTCTTCAAAGGTTATCATTAGAAACTGCAAAATACGAAGTGAAACGAGACTGCGAAATAATGAAAGAGCCAGTTCAATATTCCCCCTACTTTGCTTAAAGCACACAAAGAATTTGTATAGCATTTGAGAGAGATGATCATCTGAACAGCAGGGTTTCTCAACAATTTGATCCGGTCAGCGTTAGAAGCACAAGGGCTACTCCCCAATGGAAGACCAGAACCGCCAGTTGAGCCCCCGCCAAGCATAGCACAGGCAGCGAGCCGCGACCGGGAGGACTGGAGGAGCAAAGCACCTGAACATCGCGCAGAGGATCTGACATCCGTGGCGGCGTCCGAGCCAGAGCAGCTGTTTTTTTTACTAAAGCTGCTGGCGGCTGTGGAGGCGGAGTGTCATGAATCGTGGGTAACCAGCAGGCTGTATGGGCTCCAGTGGGCCGTGTTGTGTCGTTTAAGCTGTTGGCTATGAGTAGCCGTGTTTGGGCTGTTCAACAGCTGGTTtctttacttcaaaaaaaaaaaagctggtTTCGGCGGGATGGAGTATTGGTTGCTGTGTGCCAGGCAGCTCGCCGGCCAGGCAGCACCATTCCACTCCAGGCTGACGAAATCCAATGTCTGAAATTGCTGCCGGAGGCAGGCAGCTTTTTCAAGTTCCAACCAAACAAGCCCTTCCCTCCGCTTAAAACGAGAACCCGACAACCGGTTATGGAATAACATTCAGGAATACTCTCCTTCCTCTGAACATTTCTTTTCTGCTCTGAAGCTTCCCGTTCTGTTCTGAAGCTTCCTCTCTTCCGCCATTGTTTCCCATTCTACCTATCAGGTCCCGTACAATGAGCTCCTGCTGCTTGCGCTGCTGACttgctcgtcgtcgtcggggaGCCGCCGCTGAGGCGCACGGGCCGGTGGATCCACGCCTGAGGATCACCGTCCACAAGGCCCTGCTTGGGCCGTAATCGTAAAGCGGCAGGCTTGTTGAAGGCAATAGGGCCCAATTCATCGTGATGCCATGGTACCAGTTATCCTGACAGTGCACTCTGCAGCCCTATCAAAAAAAAGACAGTGTTTagtttaagaaaaaaaagacagTGCACTCTCTCTGCGGCCAGATTAGCCTTGTTGTTTCTGTCTTTGCGGTGGAAGGAACAGCAAACCGGCCGGAAGTAGCCGTGAGTCATATGATGGAAGCAAAGTCGCAGGAATCTGCAGGGGCGAGGAGGGCAGGGCAACAACCAGGCAGCAAAAACATTCCGTCGCGGCCTCGTCCCCGTCTCGCTTGAAGCGCCCGGCGCCTCCGCCCGTGACCGACAGCCGCCGCAGGCGTCCACGCACGAAAATTAAGCCGGGAGCGACGTGGCTTGTGCGGCTTTTAAGATGGACCCGCCACGCGCCTTGCGCGGTTGCGCTCTCTCGCCTGCCCGCGCCGGGCGGGCCTCCCGTCCCCCGCCCCAGCTCACGCACATGCAGTCACGCCATCACGCGCGCCGGGTGAGCGAGATCAGATCAGCTCAACCCCACGCACGCGTGCTCCACTGCTCCCCAGTCCAGAAGACCAGAACGCGCTCGGTGGGATGGAGCGTTCGCGCTGCGCTTGACGGTATCCGCCGCGGGGCGCAGGCAGCAGGCTCGGTGGCCGCTCCGCCGTGTCGCTTCCGCCGCGCGGTTCCGCGGAACGAAGGCAGCGGCAGCGTGGTTCGCCGCCGCTTTTTACTgggtgcgcgcgcggcgcgcaggcACCTTTTGCTCGCGGCGGCCTTTTGGCTGGCTGCCTGCTCCGTTGCCTGATTCCACGCGCCGGCGTGTGCTGCCGTCGCGACCGTTTTGGGCGCCGCGTTCCATCCTCCGAGTCAGGGTTGGCCTTCGTCTCTTCCTGTCGCTCCATCTGCCTGCCTACCCTCTGGCCTCTGAACCCTTTTTCACTGTCTTTGGCGAACGTCATCATCCTTTTTTTATAGGCGAAATTTGTCTACAGAACACTCTCAAATCGTGATTTTGTGCGTTGCACATTCCACTCCCTGAATTAGTCTACAACACACCTTGAGTGGAAAATTTTGTGTGTGGCACATTGACTCCATTAAACAACTCATTTTCAATCTGAGTGGTGAAAAAATATGACCCGaaaagactaaaatacccctgtatTTCCTCCACCGGGACCCTATCCTTTCGATTCTTATCCATTCACGGTGGAGGAGCTAAGACCTGGGGCTGGGGCTGGgacggccgtcgccgccacctcgGAGCGCACGGGGCACGGGGTTCTCCGGCGTGGTCTCGTCGTCCACGAGCTCGCAGCGGATGGCCGGGtccacctcctcgccgcggaGCTCAGGGGAGCAGATGTGGTCGGCTCGCGCGGCCGGCACAGGGGAGCGCCGGCGGTCAGCGTGCGGGAGCGCCGGCGGTCGGTGCGTGGGAGCAGATCCGGGGTGCGCGCGgctccacctccggcggcggcctcagcggctccacttccggcggctgcggcgacggGACTTCAGGGTTGGACGGCATGGTCGGGATCTCCGGCGCCGATGTGCAGCCCCgcgcggggagcggcggcggtcggcgccaTGGCCTGCGCCATCAGGGACGTGTAGGCGGACGCCGCGCCGTCCCCTAGCGCCGGCTCGAACGACGCCGCCACGTGCCCTAGCTCGCCGAAGTAGCGCTCCTGCCGGCTCTCCAGCTGCAAGCGATTCGCCAtggctttccttttttttttgtaaccaGCAAATTACAATGGAACGCAAGAACTGTAACAGCATGTTACCTCGCTGAGCAGGCCGAGGAGCTTGGCCTGGATGCCGTCGCCGTCGTTCATGGCCGCGCGACGCGCCGCCCGGTGGTGACCGCCGGCATCAAGCCGCTTCTGCTTGTCTGCGGCCGCCTCCTCATCGCCCGCGCCAGCCGCCAGGTCGGCCATGCGCACCACCTCACCCAGCAGCTCCTGCGCCGGCTTCAAGTACTGGGAGCCGCGCAGGACGGACATCGTGGCCGGTGCCGGCGCGATGACACAGGAGCAGCGGCGGTCGTCGGTGGCCGGGCCGAGAGGCCCGAGAGTCAGGAGCAGCGGGCTAGCGCCGTTCGACGACGAGCCATCGTCCTCCTGACGGCGGTGGTCGTCGCAACGGCAGCACTGCTCAAGCCGGAAAGGCgaagagagaagaagagaggtGAGGAAGACGACGACAACAGCAAAGGGCAAAACAGTCCTATTATCTAACCTCACAGTTGATAATGAATAGTTTATGGGATACAATGTGCGCGGTAGACCAAATGGTGCTTTGGCGGTGTGCGAGAAACAAAATCGACTTTGACAGTATGTTCTACACAAAATCATATTTTCGCAGTGTCCTGTGGACAAATTTCCCTTTTTATAGACGTGGCGAGTACGTTTTGTTCGCGGAATACTACCAAACGACGAGTAGATGATGGGTGACATGATTAGAAGGAGTAGGGGTGTTCAGGGAGACAGGGAGAGGAAGCAAGCAATGGGCGCGTGCATTATCAGTTTATCACGGGATGAGAGTTGAGAGGTGCTCTAGCGCTCGCTTTCTGTCAGCTTAGGTATTCAGGCGCGTGTGATGTTGAGGGGGTGTTTAGAaacagggacttcaaaaaaatcctagggactttttagtatttagaagtattaaataaatattaattataaaactaactgcagaaccctggggctaaactgcgagacgaatctaatgaggtatcttaatctatgattagcgaatggttactgtagcatcactgtagcaaattatgaattaattaggctcattagattcgtctcgcgaaaaagcactcagctgtcaaaaaatagtaagattccttttgatgtgatagggacttttgaaAAAAGTCCTGTAGCCAAACTAGGCCTGAGTAGTCCCCGCTTTCCGCTTTGTACAGATACTGCGGGAACTGAGACTGAGAACAAGCACGCGTGGCTGGACACTCTTTTTTACTCACACAACAATATCCTGTCTTGTCTAGTCTGTCCTGAGATAATCAGTGTCCGTCCGGCGGTCCAGGGTCCGGCCTCCAGCCTGGTTGAGACTTGAGAGCGATAGACCATACCCACAGCTCTACAAGGGCACAAGTCTACGGTCTGCTCATTGAACAATCAGAGAGTAAAGCAATGCCAAAAATGGGGGTATTAGTCCTCACAAATGAGAGCAGCAGAGTGTGACTTGCAGAGTGATATATAGTACGGTGCAAATGGACACCATCAAGCCAGAGGATACTGTGCTGC
This window of the Panicum virgatum strain AP13 chromosome 1K, P.virgatum_v5, whole genome shotgun sequence genome carries:
- the LOC120649879 gene encoding cysteine-rich receptor-like protein kinase 10, which gives rise to MEEMGEHMAGPPWGLRYRRLMDIAPASPSDSAAAGHSGSKGTTIMVSILVVVIACTLFYCVYCWRWRKRNAVRRAQIERLRPLSNSDLPIMDLSSIHEATNSFSKENKLGEGGFGPVYRGVLAGGAEIAVKRLSARSRQGAAEFRNEVELIAKLQHRNLVRLLGCCVERDEKMLIYEYLPNRSLDAFLFDTRKSGQLDWKTRQSIILGIARGILYLHEDSCLKVIHRDLKASNVLLDNKMNPKISDFGMAKIFEEEGNEVNTGHVVGTYGYMAPEYAMEGVFSVKSDVFSFGVLVLEILSGQRNGSMYLQEHQHTLIQDAWKLWNEDRAAEFMDASLAGSYSRDEAWRCFHVGLLCVQENPELRPTMSSVVLMLISDQTQMPAPAQPPLFARLKKVSVSDFSLAMKTETTKTQSVNEVSISMIEPR
- the LOC120649888 gene encoding uncharacterized protein LOC120649888 translates to MILCRTYCQSRFCFSHTAKAPFGLPRTLYPINYSLSTVRLDNRTVLPFAVVVVFLTSLLLSSPFRLEQCCRCDDHRRQEDDGSSSNGASPLLLTLGPLGPATDDRRCSCVIAPAPATMSVLRGSQYLKPAQELLGEVVRMADLAAGAGDEEAAADKQKRLDAGGHHRAARRAAMNDGDGIQAKLLGLLSELESRQERYFGELGHVAASFEPALGDGAASAYTSLMAQAMAPTAAAPRAGLHIGAGDPDHAVQP